From a region of the Mytilus galloprovincialis chromosome 3, xbMytGall1.hap1.1, whole genome shotgun sequence genome:
- the LOC143067352 gene encoding uncharacterized protein LOC143067352, giving the protein MYSLLQHIYKRCSQKNATCMTEEENLPAQLQVPPEPLIDENQFDPESHYNTRKRKYVHASQTSDKGSITDSQISNWSQTSEFLWHREVHVLIINLVMLITV; this is encoded by the exons ATGTATAGTCTGCTACAACATATATACAAGAGATGCAGTCAAAAGAATGCTACATGTATGACTGAGGAAGAGAATTTACCAGCTCAGCTACAAGTACCACCGGAGCCATTAAtagat GAAAATCAATTTGATCCAGAGAGTCATTACAATACTAGGAAAAGAAAATATGTTCATGCATCTCAAACCAGTGATAAG ggaTCTATTACAGATTCACAGATATCAAATTGGAGTCAGACGTCAGAATTTTTGTGGCACAGGGAAGTACATGTACTGATCATCAACTTGGTAATGTTAATAACTGTTTGA